Proteins from a single region of Pyrus communis chromosome 6, drPyrComm1.1, whole genome shotgun sequence:
- the LOC137737882 gene encoding plasmodesmata-located protein 2-like → MGFLSNPVSNFSLYLLLFYFLISFELIPVAESATDITSFVYKGCAKQTFSDPTGVYSQALSALFGSLVQQSSKAKFFKTNTGSGQTTISGLFQCRGDLSNSDCYTCVSKLPQMSDNLCGKTIAARVQLIGCYMLYEISGFAQISGMEMLYKTCGGTNVAGSGFEERRDTAFSVLENGVVSNHGFYTTNYQQVYVLGQCQGDVGDSDCGECMKNGVQRAQVECGSAISGQVYLHKCFLSYSYYPNGVPRRSSSSSSSSSSSSSGSGNTGKTVAIILGGAAGVGFLVIFLLFARNVMKKHDDY, encoded by the exons ATGGGTTTTCTCTCAAACCCTGTTTCCAATTTCTCCCTCTATCTGCTTCTGTTCTACTTCCTCATCAGTTTTGAGCTCATCCCAGTTGCTGAATCTGCCACTGATATCACCTCCTTTGTTTACAAGGGCTGTGCAAAGCAGACATTTTCAGATCCAACAGGGGTCTACTCCCAAGCCCTCTCAGCCCTCTTTGGGTCCCTGGTGCAGCAGTCCTCCAAGGCCAAGTTCTTCAAGACCAACACAGGCAGTGGCCAAACCACCATCTCAGGGCTCTTCCAATGCAGAGGTGACCTCAGCAACTCTGACTGCTACACCTGTGTGAGCAAATTGCCCCAAATGTCTGACAATCTCTGTGGCAAAACCATTGCTGCTAGGGTTCAGCTCATTGGGTGTTACATGCTCTATGAAATCTCAGGTTTTGCCCAAATTTCAGGCATGGAAATGCTGTACAAAACCTGTGGGGGGACTAATGTGGCAGGGTCAGGGTTTGAGGAGAGGAGGGACACTGCCTTTAGTGTTTTGGAGAATGGGGTTGTGAGTAACCATGGATTTTACACCACAAACTATCAGCAGGTTTATGTTTTGGGGCAGTGCCAGGGAGATGTTGGGGACTCAGATTGTGGGGAGTGTATGAAGAATGGGGTGCAGAGAGCTCAGGTTGAATGTGGGAGTGCAATTTCTGGCCAAGTCTATCTCCATAAGTGCTTTCTTAGCTATAGTTATTACCCTAATGGGGTTCCCAGGAGATCatcctcttcttcctcatcatcctcttcatcttcatcag GGTCAGGAAATACAGGGAAGACAGTGGCTATAATTTTAGGAGGAGCAGCAGGAGTTGGATTCCTAgtcatatttttgttgtttgccAGAAATGTGATGAAGAAGCATGATG ATTATTGA
- the LOC137736097 gene encoding pentatricopeptide repeat-containing protein At2g35030, mitochondrial-like, protein MPLKDVVSWKLVVGDLVNMDEKYFKQMSIRDLSSWTIMISEVSRVGHVVDARELFDGTPVRNVQAWNAMMVGYTENGDVPWTNMIVGYFEIGEVGSAIERFTSMPTRDTAAWNATIFGLSENDLGEEGLKLFTGMKDTAYRIHKNVEVGEITGERALDGEPDNSGVYLILADNVLLF, encoded by the exons ATGCCGTTGAAAGATGTGGTTTCTTGGAAGTTGGTGGTTGGGGACCTTGTGAATATGGATGAAAAGTATTTTAAACAAATGAGTATTCGAGATTTGTCATCTTGGACTATAATGATTTCAGAAGTTTCTAGGGTAGGACATGTCGTTGATGCCCGAGAGCTCTTTGATGGAACACCTGTGAGGAATGTTCAGGCTTGGAATGCAATGATGGTAGGGTATACAGAAAACGG TGATGTGCCATGGACAAATATGATTGTTGGCTATTTCGAAATTGGAGAGGTTGGCAGCGCAATTGAACGTTTCACGTCAATGCCAACTCGAGATACAGCTGCATGGAATGCCACAATATTTGGATTAAGTGAAAATGATCTTGGTGAAGAAGGGTTGAAGCTTTTCACTGGAATGAAAGATACGGCTTATAG AATCCACAAGAATGTTGAGGTGGGTGAGATTACTGGGGAGAGGGCTTTGGACGGAGAGCCCGATAACTCTGGTGTATACTTGATTTTGGCTGATAACGTGTTACTCTTTTAG